In a single window of the Streptomyces sp. HUAS ZL42 genome:
- a CDS encoding AAA family ATPase, which yields MEGDTMVLAFDETATKLVGRAAELARFDSVIGRVGQDDAPAVIDVAGDAGMGKSRLLSEFCARARQRGLTVLRGRATEYELHTPFQAFTDAFVDADPSFLSSDAVPEAAAPVLYGAGAAQHAAQGTGVGDRFGLYRAVADVLTGLGERSGLVMVLDDLHWADPASLELLDHMIRHPVRGRVLLVVARRERQTPPRLNAALMQGVDSGAVLRTRLRPLAEQESIEALAPDLPPRDAKEIYEASGGNPLYLRCLLHAYQHGARRGTIARGHDDTATGVPSGLVSLLLEELTTLTDAQRRTVEAVAVLGDHATPTMVSLTTGNPTAAELDDRIEVLARRDLLRLGSDGRWTLRHPLLRASVYEHTPASRRTEIHRIAAEELARAGAPAAERAHHVERSLVGWDPVAAAVLSEAAAQFAHTAPATAAHLLEVVLRLMPDTPAYARQRGELTLARARALGVGGSLWESRDLLHALISGPGQDDVSLRGDATALCAMMERHLGHSPEALALLQRELARTPGPEPRQAVSLGLALGMAALNTVSYADVRDDIARTLAVARSHGDLMGEAAVLALASLGEAYEGQAATARGFADAAAGLVDGFTDPAVTEVSESLVWLAWAEAVLERYADAERHADRGLDVARRSGQVHVLPHLLTGKAFVQLTTCRLPAALESAEEAESVARAIGSSDLLAFTLCFKALILLLCRPLGDTGALTTAEEAVAAAGGSAHWWASLAGCMLGQATLVSGEPHRAQHAILTAGGPELLKLQPSIRPGQLETLVNTALAVGDAGQAARWAAQAVAEAERMGLHGQRGAALRAEAALAQHRGDPRAAASLFERAAQAYVPSGATLWEAYSLLLATPQAQAAGDARRAAAMWRRAHSLLADGDARLLSDLAVIVRPQNEESSRTPTQLDQLTKRSAQMEEPLRTPTELDQLTKREREIAELVAEGLSNQAIATKLYLSSRTVESHLSAIYRKTSLPSRAALAGLVTRAALDRRTEPTLNRCSLERNDL from the coding sequence ATGGAGGGGGACACGATGGTGTTGGCGTTCGACGAGACGGCGACGAAGCTGGTCGGCAGAGCTGCCGAACTGGCACGATTCGACTCGGTGATCGGCCGTGTGGGGCAGGACGACGCTCCCGCAGTGATCGACGTCGCCGGAGACGCCGGCATGGGCAAGAGCCGACTGCTCAGCGAGTTCTGTGCGAGGGCGCGGCAGCGGGGGCTGACCGTGCTGCGCGGCAGGGCCACGGAGTACGAACTGCACACCCCGTTCCAGGCGTTCACGGACGCGTTCGTCGACGCCGATCCCTCCTTCCTCTCCTCGGACGCCGTGCCCGAGGCGGCGGCACCCGTGCTGTACGGCGCCGGCGCGGCGCAGCACGCGGCACAGGGCACGGGCGTCGGCGACCGCTTCGGCCTCTACCGCGCCGTCGCGGACGTGCTGACCGGGCTCGGGGAGCGGAGCGGGCTGGTGATGGTGCTGGACGACCTGCACTGGGCGGATCCCGCGTCCCTGGAATTGCTGGACCACATGATCCGGCACCCGGTACGCGGGCGGGTGCTGCTGGTCGTGGCCCGCCGCGAACGACAGACGCCGCCCCGCCTTAACGCCGCGCTCATGCAGGGCGTCGACAGCGGAGCGGTTCTGCGCACGAGGCTGCGACCGCTGGCCGAGCAGGAGTCGATCGAGGCACTGGCCCCGGATCTGCCACCGCGCGACGCCAAGGAGATCTACGAGGCCAGCGGGGGCAACCCGCTCTACCTCCGTTGCCTCCTGCACGCCTACCAGCACGGCGCACGGCGCGGCACCATCGCCAGGGGCCACGACGACACCGCGACGGGGGTGCCGAGCGGGCTCGTCTCCCTGCTCCTGGAGGAACTGACCACTCTGACCGACGCACAGCGACGTACCGTCGAAGCGGTGGCGGTCCTCGGGGATCACGCCACACCCACCATGGTGAGTCTGACGACGGGGAACCCCACGGCGGCTGAACTCGACGACCGCATCGAGGTGCTGGCACGCCGGGATCTGCTGCGCCTTGGCTCCGACGGCCGCTGGACACTTCGCCACCCGCTGCTGCGGGCGTCGGTCTACGAGCACACCCCCGCATCCCGGCGTACCGAGATCCACCGCATCGCTGCGGAGGAACTGGCCAGGGCCGGCGCTCCCGCCGCCGAACGCGCCCACCACGTGGAGAGATCGCTGGTCGGCTGGGATCCAGTGGCGGCAGCCGTTCTGAGCGAGGCCGCCGCCCAGTTCGCCCACACGGCACCCGCCACGGCCGCACACCTGCTGGAGGTCGTCCTGCGGCTCATGCCGGACACGCCCGCCTACGCGCGGCAGCGCGGCGAGCTGACGCTGGCGCGAGCCAGAGCGCTGGGTGTGGGCGGCAGCCTGTGGGAGAGCCGTGATCTGCTGCATGCGCTGATCAGCGGGCCGGGGCAGGACGACGTGTCGCTGCGCGGGGACGCGACGGCGTTGTGCGCCATGATGGAACGCCACCTCGGGCACTCCCCTGAAGCGCTCGCCCTGCTGCAGCGGGAACTGGCTCGCACCCCCGGCCCCGAGCCGCGCCAGGCGGTCTCCCTGGGACTCGCCCTCGGCATGGCCGCCCTGAACACCGTCTCCTACGCCGACGTACGAGACGACATCGCGCGGACCCTCGCGGTGGCCCGCTCACACGGCGATCTCATGGGCGAGGCAGCGGTCCTGGCGCTGGCGTCGCTGGGTGAGGCCTACGAAGGGCAGGCCGCAACGGCGCGCGGGTTCGCCGACGCCGCGGCCGGGCTCGTGGACGGCTTCACCGATCCCGCCGTCACGGAAGTCTCCGAGTCGCTGGTCTGGCTGGCCTGGGCCGAAGCCGTGCTGGAGCGCTATGCCGACGCGGAACGCCACGCCGACCGGGGACTGGACGTCGCTCGCCGCAGCGGCCAGGTCCACGTTCTGCCTCACCTGCTCACCGGCAAGGCCTTCGTGCAGCTCACCACGTGCCGGTTGCCGGCCGCCCTGGAGTCGGCAGAGGAGGCGGAATCCGTCGCACGAGCCATCGGCAGCAGCGATCTCCTGGCCTTCACACTGTGTTTCAAGGCGCTGATCCTCCTCCTGTGCCGCCCTCTGGGCGACACCGGTGCCCTGACGACCGCCGAGGAGGCCGTGGCCGCGGCCGGCGGAAGCGCACACTGGTGGGCCTCACTTGCCGGATGCATGCTCGGCCAAGCGACCCTCGTCAGCGGCGAGCCGCACCGGGCACAGCACGCCATTCTGACGGCGGGCGGTCCCGAACTGCTGAAACTCCAGCCCTCGATCCGCCCCGGCCAGCTGGAAACCCTCGTCAACACCGCCCTCGCGGTCGGCGACGCCGGGCAGGCCGCGCGCTGGGCGGCACAGGCAGTCGCGGAGGCCGAACGGATGGGGCTGCACGGCCAGCGGGGGGCGGCACTGCGCGCCGAGGCGGCGCTCGCCCAGCATCGGGGCGACCCACGCGCGGCCGCCAGTCTCTTCGAACGCGCCGCGCAGGCGTACGTACCCTCCGGTGCGACGCTCTGGGAGGCGTACTCCCTGCTCCTGGCCACCCCCCAAGCGCAGGCCGCGGGTGACGCCCGACGCGCCGCCGCGATGTGGAGACGGGCCCACAGTCTCCTCGCCGACGGCGACGCACGCCTGTTGTCCGACCTGGCCGTGATCGTGCGTCCGCAAAACGAGGAGTCCTCGCGCACGCCGACGCAACTCGATCAACTCACCAAACGATCAGCTCAGATGGAAGAACCCCTCCGCACACCGACAGAGCTCGACCAACTGACCAAAAGAGAAAGGGAGATAGCCGAACTCGTCGCGGAAGGGCTGAGCAACCAGGCCATCGCGACGAAGCTGTACCTCAGCAGCCGCACGGTCGAGAGCCACCTGTCGGCCATCTACCGCAAGACCAGTTTGCCCTCCCGGGCAGCACTGGCGGGCCTCGTGACACGCGCGGCCCTCGACCGGCGGACCGAACCGACCCTGAACCGCTGCTCGTTGGAACGAAACGACCTCTGA
- the pknB gene encoding Stk1 family PASTA domain-containing Ser/Thr kinase, which translates to MIQRQTLAGRYRVGTRLGSGGMAEVYLAQDMRLGRTVAVKTLRADLAFDPYFHERFRREARSAASLNHPSVVAVYDSGEEQLTGGGVLPYIVMEYVPGTTLAERLRSENPPTLQQALELTDGVLGALEHAHGAGIVHRDVKPANVMLTADGAAKVTDFGIARAMSGQETAITQASIVIGTAEYLSPEQATGQPADARSDLYAVGCLFHELLTGRPPFHGGSPLSVAHRQVQETPRAPSELVPGVPPEVDALVLKALAKDPAQRHQDAPAMRVAVAAVRTSLTAEAPTTATLHCDSERTEFDSERSEPPSAAPHKARSPRRRTRPRRVLPAVAVWLVIALGGAGTFVWPTLHSAAESTPPQVPAPDLLGRTLPDARDQARTTGFRLVRSSSGACSDPRQTGGRVCGQSPSAGSLLDQGSVITVLVSPRDRRTDTASASPTHHEKLVTSERSMPTGLSGRDGAAKP; encoded by the coding sequence GTGATCCAGCGTCAGACACTGGCGGGACGTTACCGCGTCGGTACCCGCCTCGGCAGCGGAGGAATGGCCGAGGTTTACCTGGCTCAGGACATGCGGCTCGGGCGTACGGTGGCGGTGAAGACATTGCGTGCCGACCTGGCCTTCGACCCGTACTTCCACGAGCGATTCCGCCGCGAGGCAAGGTCGGCGGCGTCACTGAACCACCCGTCAGTGGTGGCTGTCTACGACAGCGGCGAGGAACAACTGACCGGCGGCGGCGTCCTGCCGTACATCGTGATGGAGTACGTGCCCGGGACGACACTCGCCGAGAGGCTGCGCTCCGAGAATCCCCCCACGCTTCAGCAGGCGCTGGAGCTGACGGACGGCGTCCTGGGGGCACTGGAACACGCCCATGGGGCAGGCATCGTCCATCGTGATGTCAAGCCTGCCAACGTCATGCTGACCGCAGACGGCGCCGCCAAGGTGACGGACTTCGGCATCGCGCGGGCCATGTCGGGCCAGGAGACGGCGATCACTCAGGCCTCCATAGTGATTGGCACCGCGGAATACCTGTCGCCGGAGCAGGCCACCGGGCAGCCCGCGGACGCGCGCAGCGACCTGTACGCGGTCGGCTGCCTTTTCCATGAGCTGCTGACCGGACGCCCTCCCTTCCATGGCGGCTCTCCCCTCTCGGTCGCCCACCGCCAAGTCCAGGAAACACCGCGAGCCCCCTCGGAGCTCGTTCCCGGCGTTCCCCCGGAGGTGGACGCACTGGTCCTGAAGGCGCTCGCGAAGGACCCGGCACAACGTCACCAGGACGCTCCGGCGATGCGGGTCGCCGTTGCCGCGGTGCGGACCTCACTGACGGCCGAGGCCCCAACCACCGCAACCCTCCATTGCGACTCGGAGCGGACCGAGTTCGACTCGGAGCGGAGCGAGCCACCATCAGCCGCCCCACACAAGGCAAGGAGCCCCCGCCGTCGAACACGCCCCCGCCGCGTCCTTCCCGCCGTGGCCGTTTGGCTGGTCATCGCACTCGGCGGTGCAGGAACGTTCGTCTGGCCGACCCTCCATTCCGCCGCCGAGTCCACCCCGCCTCAAGTGCCCGCTCCGGACCTGCTCGGAAGAACGCTGCCGGACGCACGGGACCAAGCCCGGACCACCGGATTCCGCCTGGTGCGCAGCAGCTCGGGCGCCTGCAGCGACCCCAGGCAAACAGGGGGCCGCGTCTGCGGCCAGAGTCCGTCTGCCGGCTCCCTGCTCGATCAAGGCTCGGTCATCACCGTCCTTGTCTCCCCCAGGGACCGGCGCACAGACACCGCATCGGCCTCCCCGACACACCACGAGAAGCTGGTGACAAGTGAGCGAAGCATGCCCACCGGACTGTCGGGCCGAGATGGAGCTGCCAAACCATGA
- a CDS encoding response regulator transcription factor, translated as MRTDIHGGERVLVADDDAAVRRSLERGLRLDGFSVLLADDGHSALAAVRGKAPDVVVLDVSMPGPSGIEVCRTLRDEGNDVPVLMLSALDELADRVAGLQAGGDDYLVKPFALQELVLRLRALLRRRPPVVNDEVCAGGLVIDPGRCEARLDGAPLTLTRREFGLLEALVRNTGLVLTREQLLDRVWGYDFDVRTDVVDTFVSYLRRKLEAGGRPRILHTVRGVGFVLRDDRAPNGSER; from the coding sequence GTGAGAACCGACATACATGGTGGCGAGCGGGTGCTGGTCGCCGACGACGACGCGGCCGTCCGACGCTCTCTGGAACGCGGACTGAGGCTTGACGGTTTCTCGGTGCTCCTCGCGGACGACGGCCACAGCGCGCTCGCCGCCGTCCGGGGCAAGGCGCCGGACGTGGTGGTGCTGGATGTCTCGATGCCCGGCCCCAGCGGGATCGAGGTATGCCGGACGCTGCGGGACGAGGGCAACGACGTGCCCGTGCTGATGCTCTCCGCCCTGGACGAGCTGGCCGACCGGGTCGCCGGCCTGCAGGCGGGGGGCGACGACTACTTGGTCAAGCCGTTCGCTCTGCAGGAGTTGGTGCTGCGGTTGCGCGCGTTGCTGCGTCGCAGGCCCCCGGTGGTCAACGACGAGGTGTGTGCCGGCGGCCTGGTGATCGATCCCGGACGGTGCGAGGCCCGGCTGGACGGAGCACCACTGACGCTCACCCGGCGTGAGTTCGGACTGCTGGAAGCGCTGGTACGCAACACCGGTCTGGTGCTCACGCGTGAGCAGTTGCTCGATCGGGTGTGGGGATACGACTTCGACGTGCGTACGGATGTCGTGGACACCTTCGTCAGTTATCTGAGGCGCAAGCTGGAAGCGGGCGGCCGGCCCCGGATCCTGCACACGGTGCGCGGGGTCGGATTCGTGCTGCGCGATGACCGGGCACCGAACGGGAGCGAGCGATGA
- a CDS encoding sensor histidine kinase — MRLSTRVALAVGMLVPLVVLAAGALLLQMVAHDLHAQQDDYLRERAQATLVDAKALLRAAAKDRSTVEEARQRQLFTSALDVGIRLTGPEGTVSGGPQPDASVALPATARVPVTVRAEGARWRVLSVPVTGSAPGVRGTLWLFSPDTAARTQLGFVRRRMVATALLSAPVAGVLAWAATAHAARPLRRLQQRAGGLDPRASAARLEHTPSRITEVDDLAHALQTALARYDEQVGRTTEALATARSFAAAASHELRNPLMSMGTNLDILIGHLRLPETERAEVLEDLRREHGRVLALLVMLRALTEGDLVEADAFGPVDLADVVDAAVADLRRRHPGAEVLVNAPEGLRVQGWEQGLRSVVDNLLTNAVVHGSTDARPAQVSILVRRVHETNGPTAVLTVDDRGPGIPPAARASVFERFCRRPDSPGSGLGLTLVAQQTALHGGRITVQDRPDGPGARFEVRLPLTDTRDTATLTLPLLRRDWLNAGAREPQSFHKAGS; from the coding sequence ATGAGGCTGTCCACCCGGGTCGCGTTGGCCGTGGGCATGCTCGTACCGCTGGTGGTGCTGGCGGCGGGCGCCCTGTTGCTGCAGATGGTCGCCCATGACCTGCACGCCCAGCAGGACGACTATCTGCGGGAACGCGCACAGGCCACGCTTGTGGACGCCAAAGCACTCCTGCGCGCCGCCGCCAAGGACCGTTCCACGGTCGAGGAGGCCCGGCAGCGGCAACTGTTCACCTCCGCACTGGATGTCGGCATACGGCTCACCGGTCCCGAAGGCACCGTGTCGGGCGGCCCGCAGCCCGACGCCTCGGTCGCGTTGCCCGCCACAGCGCGTGTGCCGGTGACGGTGCGGGCCGAGGGAGCCCGCTGGCGTGTTCTCTCGGTGCCCGTGACCGGCTCGGCGCCCGGGGTCCGGGGGACGCTGTGGCTGTTCTCACCCGACACCGCCGCCAGGACCCAACTCGGCTTCGTGCGGCGGCGGATGGTCGCCACCGCCTTGCTCAGTGCCCCGGTGGCCGGCGTGCTGGCCTGGGCTGCCACCGCACACGCCGCCCGCCCCCTGCGCAGACTCCAGCAGCGTGCCGGCGGCCTCGACCCCCGGGCCAGCGCGGCCCGTTTGGAACACACTCCGAGCCGGATCACCGAGGTCGACGATCTCGCCCACGCATTGCAGACCGCGCTTGCCCGCTATGACGAGCAGGTCGGCCGTACGACAGAGGCATTGGCCACAGCCCGTTCGTTCGCCGCGGCCGCTTCGCACGAACTGCGCAATCCCCTGATGAGCATGGGAACCAACCTCGACATCCTCATCGGCCACCTCCGCCTGCCGGAGACAGAACGGGCCGAGGTACTGGAGGATCTACGGCGGGAGCACGGCCGGGTGCTGGCTCTGCTGGTGATGCTCCGCGCACTCACCGAGGGGGACCTGGTCGAGGCGGACGCCTTCGGCCCCGTCGACCTGGCAGATGTTGTCGACGCAGCCGTGGCCGATCTGCGGCGGCGTCACCCGGGCGCGGAGGTGCTGGTGAACGCCCCTGAGGGCCTGCGCGTGCAGGGCTGGGAACAAGGCCTGCGTTCGGTGGTGGACAACCTCCTGACCAACGCCGTCGTCCACGGCAGTACGGATGCTCGCCCGGCCCAGGTCAGCATCTTGGTGCGCCGCGTCCATGAGACGAATGGCCCGACCGCCGTCCTCACCGTTGACGACCGCGGGCCGGGGATTCCGCCCGCGGCGCGGGCCTCCGTCTTTGAGCGCTTCTGCAGGCGCCCCGACAGCCCCGGCTCCGGTCTGGGGCTGACGCTGGTCGCTCAGCAGACGGCCCTGCACGGCGGGCGGATCACCGTCCAGGACCGACCCGACGGGCCCGGCGCACGATTCGAAGTACGCCTTCCCCTCACCGACACACGGGACACAGCAACCCTGACCCTGCCCCTGCTGCGCCGGGACTGGCTCAACGCAGGCGCGCGGGAACCACAGAGTTTCCACAAAGCCGGCTCCTAG